The Chitinophaga sp. H8 genome contains a region encoding:
- a CDS encoding FAD-binding oxidoreductase, with amino-acid sequence MQKRLANWGNYPVVSSEESTFSQEAQLKEFVTSHQHIIARGNGRCYGDASLGEHSISMLKYDKVMAFDTETGIFECQAGLTLDQILDIIVPKGWFLPVTPGTKYITVGGAVASDVHGKNHHVDGAFSSHIIDMDVITGNGDTVCCAPDQESDLFWATCGGMGLTGVITRVKFHLKKISTAYIKQTQIKAKNLDEIIRLFEEYKHYTYSMAWIDCLKKGDGFGRSILIVGEHATPDELNDKQRKAPLKIPGKPKLTVPFNLPSFVLNTFTVKAFNWLYYGKNFKRVINNVVPYEPFFYPLDAILHWNRGYGKAGFVQYQFVLPLEKKDGLAAILHRISDKGLGSFLAVLKVFGNQDSLISFPMEGYTLALDFPVRDGLFEFLDEMDALVLQYGGRLYLSKDARMKQEVFWKSYPNAERFANIVQSYNVNKRFTSLQSDRLGISK; translated from the coding sequence ATGCAAAAACGGTTAGCAAATTGGGGAAATTACCCCGTTGTTTCCAGTGAAGAAAGCACCTTTTCACAGGAAGCACAATTAAAAGAGTTTGTAACATCCCATCAGCATATTATAGCCAGGGGAAACGGCCGCTGTTATGGCGATGCTTCCCTGGGCGAACACAGTATCTCCATGTTGAAGTACGATAAGGTAATGGCATTTGATACCGAAACCGGTATTTTTGAATGTCAGGCCGGGCTTACCCTGGATCAGATACTGGATATCATTGTTCCCAAAGGATGGTTCCTCCCTGTTACCCCAGGTACAAAATACATTACAGTAGGCGGTGCGGTTGCTTCTGATGTGCACGGTAAAAACCATCACGTAGATGGGGCTTTTTCCAGTCATATCATTGATATGGATGTAATCACCGGCAATGGAGATACAGTTTGCTGCGCACCAGATCAGGAAAGTGACCTTTTCTGGGCTACCTGTGGCGGTATGGGGCTTACCGGGGTGATTACAAGGGTTAAATTCCACCTCAAGAAAATCTCGACGGCCTATATCAAACAAACCCAGATCAAGGCCAAAAACCTGGATGAGATTATCCGGCTTTTTGAAGAATACAAGCATTATACGTATTCCATGGCCTGGATAGACTGTCTTAAAAAGGGTGACGGATTTGGACGCAGCATCCTGATCGTTGGGGAACATGCTACCCCAGATGAGCTGAACGACAAACAAAGAAAGGCGCCACTGAAGATACCGGGCAAGCCAAAGCTGACGGTACCTTTTAACCTCCCCTCTTTTGTACTTAATACCTTCACCGTAAAAGCATTTAACTGGTTATACTATGGAAAGAATTTCAAAAGGGTGATCAATAACGTGGTGCCCTATGAACCTTTCTTTTACCCGTTGGATGCTATCCTGCACTGGAACCGTGGATATGGTAAAGCTGGCTTTGTGCAATACCAGTTTGTATTACCCCTGGAAAAAAAGGATGGGCTGGCTGCTATTTTACATCGCATCAGCGATAAAGGGCTGGGATCTTTCCTGGCGGTATTGAAAGTATTTGGTAATCAGGACAGCCTTATCTCCTTCCCGATGGAAGGCTATACGCTGGCGCTGGATTTTCCGGTTCGGGATGGGCTGTTTGAATTCCTCGATGAGATGGATGCCCTCGTATTGCAATATGGCGGCCGTTTATACTTATCAAAAGACGCCCGCATGAAACAGGAAGTGTTCTGGAAAAGTTACCCCAATGCGGAGCGCTTTGCCAATATTGTGCAATCCTATAACGTCAATAAACGGTTTACCTCCCTGCAGTCCGATCGCCTGGGGATCAGTAAATAG
- a CDS encoding SDR family oxidoreductase — translation MPTVLILGAGSDMAIAIAREFARQKYNVQLAARNAAALTALEQDLKIRHEVTASCHTFDATDFNSHQAFYDGLPVKPDVTICVFGYLGDQEKGQTNWEEAARIIHTNYTGAVSVLNVVATAYAARKQGVIVGISSVAGERGRQSNYIYGSAKAGFTAYLSGLRNRLFHTGVHVMSVQPGFVYTRMTENLTLPPLLTAQPQDVAVAVYKGVVKRKNVLYVKWFWRYIMLIIKMIPEGIFKKLKL, via the coding sequence ATGCCTACTGTTTTAATACTGGGAGCCGGGTCTGATATGGCCATCGCCATTGCCCGGGAATTTGCCCGTCAAAAATATAATGTACAGCTTGCTGCCAGAAATGCAGCTGCTTTAACAGCTTTGGAACAGGATCTGAAAATCCGCCATGAAGTAACAGCCAGCTGCCATACTTTTGATGCTACTGATTTTAATAGCCATCAGGCGTTTTATGATGGACTACCCGTAAAACCTGATGTTACCATCTGTGTATTCGGATACCTGGGTGACCAGGAAAAGGGACAAACAAACTGGGAGGAAGCCGCCCGGATTATTCATACGAACTATACTGGTGCCGTATCTGTATTAAATGTTGTAGCTACTGCTTATGCAGCTAGAAAACAAGGTGTGATTGTTGGGATCAGCTCTGTGGCGGGAGAACGTGGCCGTCAGAGCAATTATATTTATGGCAGTGCCAAAGCAGGATTTACCGCCTACCTGAGCGGGCTGAGAAACCGGTTGTTTCATACAGGGGTACATGTAATGAGTGTACAGCCAGGGTTTGTATATACCCGTATGACTGAAAACCTGACCCTGCCCCCGCTCCTCACAGCCCAGCCCCAGGATGTGGCAGTGGCCGTTTACAAAGGTGTCGTGAAGAGGAAAAATGTATTGTATGTAAAATGGTTCTGGCGGTATATTATGCTCATTATTAAAATGATTCCCGAAGGGATCTTCAAAAAGCTTAAACTGTGA
- a CDS encoding NADPH-dependent F420 reductase — protein MNIGILGSGPVGLTLGKALIQSGHHVIIGTRNPSKESLQQWVKKHGKQATAAPFRDAAQNGELIVICTSWAGTKKAIEAAGIWNFKNKIVVDVTNPLDGKGPDANGMLTFAIGHTTSAGEQIQAWLPPDAHVVKALSCIGYQHMQHPQFEEGAPTMFIAGNNKAAKEAITQVLRQMGWQDVADMGNIEMSRNIEPLSILWSAWGFLNNSSGHAFKLLKK, from the coding sequence ATGAATATTGGCATTCTGGGCAGTGGTCCTGTCGGGCTTACTTTAGGGAAAGCACTGATACAATCCGGCCACCACGTTATTATCGGCACCCGAAATCCCTCCAAAGAATCTTTACAGCAATGGGTAAAAAAACACGGTAAGCAAGCCACTGCTGCTCCTTTCCGGGATGCGGCACAAAACGGAGAGCTGATCGTGATTTGCACCAGCTGGGCAGGCACTAAAAAGGCGATCGAAGCCGCCGGTATCTGGAATTTCAAAAATAAAATAGTGGTAGACGTTACCAACCCGCTGGATGGAAAAGGACCCGATGCCAATGGTATGCTCACTTTTGCGATAGGACATACCACCTCTGCAGGTGAGCAGATCCAGGCATGGCTGCCACCGGATGCGCATGTGGTAAAAGCACTGAGCTGTATTGGATATCAGCATATGCAGCATCCTCAGTTTGAAGAAGGTGCTCCGACTATGTTTATTGCTGGCAATAACAAAGCTGCCAAGGAAGCCATCACCCAGGTACTCCGCCAGATGGGCTGGCAGGATGTGGCCGATATGGGTAATATTGAGATGAGCAGAAATATAGAACCGCTTTCTATCTTATGGTCGGCCTGGGGCTTTCTGAACAACAGTTCTGGCCATGCCTTTAAACTGCTGAAAAAATAG
- a CDS encoding M48 family metallopeptidase, with translation MGYEGKYYDHQSSQVIPVSIQLHAESLLINTQDDVKRRWIWLLPEIKLEVNGPAFMRITCESPVPGTIEVQDKSFITDLLRIYKPSGSARLYGLVLQGGVKVALSALAVIIAIAVAVYFWVLPPLADKAIDLIPLYYDKELGTLAKNQIGEKPDSAASQLLTSFAAHIQWDVKDTITFSVVDSDVINAYALPGGYIVVYSALLRKLDTPEELAALLSHEISHIKYRHSMRSLVRNLSGYLFGSLVFNDVNGMMATLFKNADQLRTLQYSREFEEEADLKGLEMMRRNKIDQQGMLGLMEALKKAGNEKSSISIPEFISTHPLTDHRIRYVQQTMLEYPQQGSTDEIRNNIFQQLKAAVK, from the coding sequence ATGGGATACGAAGGCAAATATTATGATCATCAATCCTCACAGGTAATTCCGGTGAGTATACAATTGCACGCAGAAAGCCTGCTGATCAATACACAAGATGATGTAAAACGGCGATGGATCTGGCTGCTTCCGGAGATAAAACTGGAAGTGAATGGTCCGGCTTTTATGCGTATCACCTGTGAATCGCCGGTACCTGGCACCATAGAGGTGCAGGACAAATCATTCATAACAGATTTGCTTCGTATATACAAGCCTTCCGGAAGTGCCCGCCTGTATGGGCTGGTGCTCCAGGGAGGGGTTAAAGTAGCCCTTTCCGCACTGGCAGTAATCATTGCTATAGCTGTCGCTGTTTATTTTTGGGTGCTTCCTCCGCTGGCCGACAAGGCAATAGACCTGATACCTTTATATTATGATAAAGAGCTGGGCACGCTGGCCAAAAACCAGATAGGAGAAAAGCCCGACAGCGCTGCCAGCCAGTTGCTCACTTCTTTTGCTGCTCATATTCAATGGGATGTGAAGGATACTATTACTTTTAGTGTGGTCGATAGCGATGTGATCAATGCCTATGCATTACCAGGTGGCTATATTGTAGTGTACAGTGCCTTACTCCGCAAACTGGATACGCCCGAAGAGCTGGCTGCTTTGTTATCGCATGAAATCTCCCATATCAAGTACCGGCACTCCATGCGTAGCCTGGTACGCAACCTCAGCGGCTATCTCTTTGGCTCCCTGGTATTTAATGATGTAAATGGTATGATGGCTACGCTCTTTAAAAATGCCGATCAGTTACGTACACTTCAGTACTCCCGGGAATTTGAAGAAGAAGCTGACCTGAAAGGACTGGAAATGATGCGTCGTAATAAAATTGACCAGCAGGGAATGCTGGGGCTGATGGAAGCACTAAAAAAAGCGGGGAATGAAAAGAGCAGTATCTCCATTCCTGAATTCATCAGTACACACCCGCTGACGGATCATCGCATCAGGTATGTACAGCAAACAATGCTGGAGTATCCGCAGCAAGGCAGTACAGATGAGATTCGTAACAACATCTTCCAGCAACTGAAAGCAGCGGTGAAGTAA
- a CDS encoding HAD family hydrolase produces the protein MKPAIAFFDFDGTITNKDTLFEIIRFQKGSPALYRGLLRLSPALVLFKLKLVSNQDMKERVLRFFFKDTTVAQFREQCQAFCRERLPGMLRPHAVQAIKSHLSKGHQVVVVTASAHDWVAPWCKEMGIGCIGSVLEEQGQRITGNLVGLNCNGPQKVVRIREQFDLTAFREVYAYGDSSGDRDMLALAQHPHYKPFRN, from the coding sequence GTGAAACCAGCGATTGCTTTTTTTGATTTTGATGGTACTATCACGAATAAGGATACACTTTTCGAGATCATCCGTTTTCAGAAAGGAAGCCCTGCGCTGTACAGGGGATTGCTAAGATTATCCCCTGCCCTCGTTCTGTTTAAGTTAAAACTGGTCTCTAACCAGGATATGAAAGAACGGGTGCTCCGTTTTTTCTTTAAAGATACCACTGTAGCGCAATTCAGGGAACAGTGCCAGGCTTTCTGCCGGGAACGGTTGCCAGGAATGCTGCGCCCTCATGCGGTACAAGCTATAAAATCACATTTGTCCAAAGGGCACCAGGTAGTGGTCGTTACGGCCTCTGCTCATGATTGGGTAGCCCCCTGGTGCAAAGAAATGGGAATAGGCTGCATTGGATCTGTATTGGAAGAACAGGGACAGCGGATTACAGGTAACCTGGTAGGGCTGAATTGTAACGGACCACAAAAAGTGGTTCGTATCCGCGAACAGTTCGACCTTACCGCTTTCCGGGAAGTCTATGCTTATGGTGACAGCAGCGGCGACCGCGATATGCTGGCACTGGCGCAACACCCGCATTATAAACCCTTTAGAAACTAA
- a CDS encoding M1 family metallopeptidase, whose translation MRTIPMLLVVLLSAFSAGAQQHHFTRADTLRGSITPQRAWWDVTTYDLHVQVSPGDSSFSGFNTITYKVLKPDTVMQIDLQMPMEIDSVVQDKMALSFERQGNAFFIRVKAIQEKDKQKKITVYYHGKPKVAVNAPWDGGVVWGKDNKGRPWIATACQGLGASVWWPNKDHQSDEPENMSISVTVPAELTNVSNGRLKKRVDNGDETATYLWYVSNPINNYDVALNIGHYTEFKEVYSGEGGKLDLDYWVLDYNEDKAREHFQVVKPMMKCFEYWFGKYPFYKDSYKLVEAPHLGMEHQSAVAYGNKFQMGYKGTDLSGSGWGLKWDFIIIHESGHEWFGNNITTKDIADMWVHESFTNYSETLFTGCQYGPKAADAYIEGVRKNIKNDIPVIGPYGVNQEGSGDMYYKGANMIHTIRQIINDDNVFREILRGLNKTFWHQTVTTQQVEAYINEKSGMDFSKVFDQYLRHTTVPLLEYKIEGQQLLFRWVTDVKGFNMPVKVTLGERGFQFIFPTTKWSGANLTLTDPSKFEIDKRFYIETRQVK comes from the coding sequence ATGCGCACCATTCCTATGCTTTTAGTGGTGTTGCTGTCAGCCTTCAGTGCTGGTGCACAGCAGCATCATTTTACAAGGGCCGATACACTGAGAGGATCTATCACACCCCAGCGCGCCTGGTGGGACGTTACCACTTACGACCTGCACGTACAGGTATCACCGGGGGATAGCTCCTTTAGCGGTTTTAATACCATCACATATAAGGTACTTAAGCCAGACACCGTTATGCAGATTGATTTGCAAATGCCCATGGAAATAGACAGCGTGGTGCAGGATAAGATGGCGCTGTCTTTTGAGCGTCAGGGCAATGCCTTTTTTATAAGGGTGAAGGCTATTCAGGAAAAAGATAAACAAAAAAAGATCACTGTGTATTACCACGGCAAACCCAAAGTGGCCGTAAATGCGCCCTGGGATGGTGGCGTGGTATGGGGGAAGGACAATAAGGGGCGCCCATGGATAGCTACTGCCTGTCAGGGACTTGGGGCCAGCGTTTGGTGGCCTAACAAAGACCATCAGAGTGATGAGCCCGAAAATATGTCCATCAGCGTCACCGTTCCGGCAGAACTTACGAATGTATCCAATGGCCGGCTGAAAAAACGGGTAGACAATGGTGATGAAACGGCTACTTACCTCTGGTATGTCAGCAATCCCATCAACAACTACGATGTAGCCCTCAATATTGGACACTACACGGAGTTTAAAGAAGTTTATTCAGGGGAAGGTGGTAAACTGGACCTGGACTACTGGGTACTGGACTATAATGAGGACAAGGCCAGGGAACATTTTCAGGTGGTAAAGCCTATGATGAAATGTTTTGAATACTGGTTCGGGAAATATCCTTTCTATAAAGACAGCTATAAACTGGTAGAAGCACCTCACCTAGGTATGGAGCACCAGAGTGCGGTAGCCTATGGGAACAAGTTCCAGATGGGCTATAAAGGTACTGACCTTTCCGGGAGTGGCTGGGGCCTGAAATGGGACTTCATTATTATACATGAGAGCGGACATGAATGGTTCGGCAATAATATTACTACCAAAGACATTGCAGACATGTGGGTACATGAAAGCTTTACCAACTACTCCGAAACGCTGTTTACCGGATGCCAGTATGGGCCGAAGGCTGCGGATGCCTATATTGAAGGCGTAAGGAAAAACATCAAAAATGATATTCCTGTTATCGGGCCGTACGGGGTAAATCAGGAAGGTTCAGGGGATATGTACTACAAAGGAGCCAATATGATCCATACCATCCGCCAGATCATTAATGATGATAATGTATTCCGCGAAATCCTGCGGGGACTGAATAAAACCTTCTGGCACCAAACGGTTACCACCCAGCAGGTAGAAGCCTATATCAATGAAAAGTCGGGGATGGATTTCAGCAAGGTATTTGACCAGTATTTACGGCATACAACGGTACCATTGCTGGAATATAAAATAGAAGGTCAGCAACTGCTGTTCCGCTGGGTAACTGATGTAAAAGGCTTTAATATGCCCGTAAAGGTTACCTTGGGCGAACGGGGCTTCCAGTTTATCTTTCCTACCACCAAATGGAGCGGTGCCAATCTTACACTCACCGATCCATCGAAATTTGAAATAGACAAACGCTTTTATATTGAAACCAGGCAGGTAAAATAA
- a CDS encoding alpha/beta fold hydrolase — MKAILFAGITWLTILSSLSAKSQATPSSLFFQNVDVAGYQKASFTLECWFYAERTDLNTGSLLMAISTEKGKQLNVMFDKYSMESFQPGQWNKLTLSGKIDKRADMLSVGALYSGKGKFFYDDIKLTIKSKEGEQGRTLQNGDFEATDLAPWKFANTPAAVNIAVTDTLVHTGKQALCIDASKIASYTYGNNDTAAHYATINGNRIYYETYGTGTPLLLLHGALESIQAFGNQIPTLSRQFKVIAVDTRGHGRSTADTTRLTYELYAADMYQLLNTLKLDSVNVLGWSDGGNTGLILAMQHPEKVRKLAVMGANLYNDHTAIQEWVNDTLRQQIKRLEQTSSSGYDFELRVKRTLLTEPHVLPASLQAIKCPVLVMAGEKDVIKEAHTELIANSIPNGHLLIFKKATHDAPREIPDQFNKAILDFFHP, encoded by the coding sequence ATGAAAGCAATCCTTTTTGCAGGTATAACCTGGTTAACGATCCTTTCTTCCCTGTCTGCAAAATCCCAGGCCACCCCTTCCTCCCTGTTTTTTCAAAATGTGGATGTTGCTGGTTATCAGAAGGCCTCCTTTACTCTGGAATGCTGGTTTTATGCAGAACGGACAGATCTTAATACCGGATCCTTACTGATGGCAATAAGCACGGAAAAAGGGAAACAGTTGAATGTTATGTTTGATAAATATAGTATGGAGTCTTTTCAGCCCGGCCAATGGAACAAGCTGACCTTGTCCGGAAAAATTGATAAACGTGCAGATATGCTGAGTGTGGGAGCACTCTACTCCGGCAAAGGTAAATTCTTTTATGACGACATAAAGCTCACTATAAAAAGCAAGGAAGGTGAACAGGGGCGCACGCTCCAAAACGGAGATTTTGAAGCCACTGATTTAGCACCCTGGAAGTTTGCCAACACCCCTGCAGCAGTAAACATAGCTGTAACAGACACCCTGGTACATACCGGAAAGCAGGCACTTTGTATCGATGCCAGCAAGATAGCCAGCTATACCTATGGCAATAATGATACAGCCGCTCATTATGCTACCATAAATGGTAACAGGATTTATTATGAAACATATGGTACTGGTACTCCGCTCCTGTTATTACATGGGGCATTGGAATCCATACAGGCTTTTGGTAATCAGATTCCCACTCTTTCCAGGCAATTTAAGGTAATAGCGGTAGATACACGTGGGCATGGCAGATCAACAGCCGACACTACCAGGCTCACTTACGAATTATATGCAGCTGATATGTACCAGCTGCTGAATACATTAAAACTGGATAGTGTTAACGTATTAGGCTGGAGTGATGGTGGCAACACGGGATTAATACTGGCCATGCAACATCCGGAGAAAGTTAGGAAACTGGCGGTAATGGGTGCCAACCTGTATAATGACCATACGGCTATACAGGAATGGGTAAACGACACGCTCCGCCAACAGATAAAACGGTTGGAACAAACCAGCTCATCAGGTTATGATTTTGAATTGCGGGTGAAAAGAACCCTGCTTACGGAGCCACATGTGCTCCCTGCCTCATTGCAGGCTATAAAGTGTCCGGTCCTGGTCATGGCGGGGGAAAAGGATGTAATTAAAGAAGCCCATACGGAGCTGATAGCCAACAGCATTCCCAATGGCCACCTTCTTATTTTTAAAAAGGCCACACATGACGCTCCCCGGGAAATTCCGGACCAGTTTAATAAGGCCATACTTGATTTTTTCCACCCATAA
- a CDS encoding YjgN family protein yields MQQTYVPPDFSKAPVPPAITFKGSGGDYFGIVIVNLLLTIITLGLYYPWAKAKQLQYLYGNTEMEGSRFAFNGTGNEMFKGFIKAFIFMIVLYGIAATLLMNRMIGSAILVFYLGILAILPLAIHGAYRYRFSRTSWRGIRFGYRGNRKEFIFLFFTNLFLTIVTFGIYGAWMQINLRNYLLTNIRFGSAQFEYKGDGWAYFKLNIVGYLLTIITLGIYMFWWQADIFRYYIDNLKLNHEGKAYSLRSTATGGDFFKLIFVNLLLFIFTLGIGYSWIVTRTLTFVFNHVEITGDINLNALAQTEEEYKDATGEDMADFLDLGFVI; encoded by the coding sequence ATGCAACAAACGTATGTTCCCCCTGATTTTTCAAAGGCACCTGTTCCTCCTGCCATTACCTTTAAAGGCAGTGGAGGGGATTATTTCGGGATTGTGATCGTTAATTTATTATTAACCATTATTACACTGGGACTTTATTATCCCTGGGCAAAGGCCAAACAATTACAATACCTGTATGGCAATACGGAGATGGAAGGCAGCCGTTTTGCTTTTAATGGAACCGGTAATGAAATGTTTAAGGGTTTTATTAAAGCCTTCATTTTCATGATTGTGTTATATGGTATCGCGGCAACGTTGCTGATGAACCGTATGATAGGCAGTGCGATCCTGGTATTTTACCTGGGTATACTGGCTATATTACCGCTGGCTATTCATGGTGCCTACCGTTATCGCTTTTCCCGGACGTCCTGGCGTGGAATACGGTTTGGCTACCGGGGTAACAGGAAGGAGTTCATCTTCCTCTTTTTCACTAATCTGTTTTTGACCATTGTTACTTTTGGTATCTATGGTGCCTGGATGCAGATAAATCTACGCAACTATTTACTGACAAATATCCGTTTTGGAAGTGCGCAATTTGAGTACAAAGGAGATGGCTGGGCGTATTTTAAGCTCAATATTGTAGGCTACCTGTTAACAATAATAACATTAGGTATTTATATGTTCTGGTGGCAGGCAGACATCTTCCGCTATTACATAGACAATCTGAAATTAAACCACGAGGGCAAAGCATATTCCCTGCGTTCTACCGCTACCGGAGGCGACTTCTTTAAGCTGATCTTTGTCAACCTGTTACTCTTTATTTTCACGCTGGGTATTGGTTATTCCTGGATCGTGACCCGCACGCTGACCTTTGTTTTTAACCATGTTGAGATCACCGGAGATATCAACCTGAATGCATTGGCACAAACAGAAGAAGAATATAAAGATGCTACCGGTGAGGATATGGCTGATTTCCTTGACCTGGGCTTTGTGATCTGA
- a CDS encoding ABC transporter substrate-binding protein codes for MKLPYISVQRFYYQSVTFWGIAAGCFLFFLSSCGRKAASHQQVFRYNQQEGIPTLDPAFAKSQPVIWAVKQLYNTLLEPDSLLELRPSLARHWEISADHRTYTFTLRSDVYFHDNEVFPEGKGRRMTAADVVYSLRRIMLPATASPGAWIFNGKVDPDKGFIALNDSTFQLTLLQPFHPILGILSMQYCSIIPKEVVEKYGADFRKHPCGTGPFQFHYWDEGQALIFHKNPRYFEKDSAGIPLPYLDAVQISFLDSKASEFLLFRQGQIDFMNDIDASFKDEVLTKKGTLKKAWEGRIQLSKSPYLNIEYFGFLMDSSIAAVKQSPTRLKKIRQAVNYGFDRTKMMTYLRNGIGTPALAGFVPAGLPSFDADKVKGFTYNPALARQLLQEAGYPEGKGLPVMKLLSIPNYADLANFVANQLQEIGIRVQVEVIQKALLLEQTAKSQAVFFRGSWIADYPDAESFLAMFYSKNPAPPNYTRYTNPQLDRLYEQSLQENNDSIRYRLYQEMDRMIIADAPVVPVFYDQVIRLLQPNVTGLVNNGLNLLELRWVKITAQL; via the coding sequence ATGAAGCTGCCTTACATATCCGTACAACGATTTTATTATCAGTCTGTTACCTTTTGGGGTATCGCGGCTGGATGTTTTCTATTTTTTTTATCCTCCTGTGGAAGAAAGGCAGCCTCCCATCAGCAGGTATTCCGTTATAACCAGCAGGAAGGGATCCCAACTTTAGACCCGGCTTTTGCGAAAAGCCAGCCTGTTATATGGGCGGTAAAACAACTCTACAACACATTACTGGAGCCCGACAGCCTGCTGGAATTGCGTCCTTCCCTGGCTCGGCATTGGGAGATATCAGCTGATCACCGGACTTATACCTTTACATTAAGGAGTGATGTTTATTTTCATGATAATGAGGTATTTCCGGAAGGGAAAGGAAGGAGGATGACAGCCGCAGATGTGGTGTATAGCCTCCGGCGGATTATGCTTCCAGCCACTGCATCCCCCGGTGCCTGGATCTTTAATGGTAAGGTAGATCCTGATAAAGGCTTTATTGCTTTGAATGACTCTACTTTCCAGCTTACCTTACTGCAGCCTTTCCATCCTATACTGGGTATCCTGAGCATGCAGTATTGTTCCATTATTCCTAAAGAGGTGGTGGAAAAATACGGGGCCGACTTTCGTAAGCACCCCTGTGGTACCGGACCTTTCCAGTTCCACTACTGGGATGAAGGGCAGGCGCTTATTTTCCATAAAAACCCCCGGTACTTTGAGAAGGATAGTGCCGGTATCCCCTTGCCTTACCTGGATGCTGTACAAATCAGCTTCCTGGACAGCAAGGCATCCGAGTTCCTGTTGTTCCGGCAGGGGCAGATTGACTTTATGAATGATATTGATGCCTCCTTTAAAGATGAAGTACTTACTAAAAAGGGCACATTAAAGAAAGCATGGGAGGGTAGAATCCAGCTTTCCAAAAGCCCGTATCTCAACATTGAGTATTTTGGCTTTTTGATGGACAGCAGCATCGCAGCGGTGAAACAATCACCCACCCGGCTGAAGAAGATCAGACAGGCAGTGAATTACGGGTTTGATCGTACGAAAATGATGACCTACCTGCGCAATGGCATTGGTACCCCTGCACTGGCCGGTTTTGTGCCCGCAGGTTTGCCTTCCTTTGATGCGGATAAAGTAAAAGGGTTCACTTATAACCCTGCCCTGGCAAGGCAGCTTTTGCAGGAAGCCGGTTATCCGGAAGGGAAGGGGCTCCCGGTAATGAAGTTATTGTCTATTCCAAACTATGCCGACCTGGCCAACTTTGTCGCCAATCAATTACAGGAAATCGGTATCCGGGTACAGGTAGAAGTGATACAGAAAGCATTGCTGCTGGAACAAACCGCCAAATCGCAGGCTGTGTTTTTCCGGGGCAGCTGGATTGCGGATTATCCGGATGCAGAGAGCTTCCTGGCGATGTTTTACAGTAAAAACCCTGCACCTCCCAACTATACCCGTTATACCAATCCACAATTGGACCGCCTTTATGAGCAGTCCCTGCAGGAAAATAATGATAGTATCCGATACCGGCTTTATCAGGAGATGGACCGTATGATCATAGCAGACGCCCCCGTAGTACCTGTGTTCTATGATCAGGTGATCCGGTTGTTGCAACCCAATGTAACAGGGCTGGTCAATAATGGCCTTAATCTGCTGGAGCTCCGGTGGGTAAAAATAACTGCACAGCTTTAA
- a CDS encoding acyl-CoA desaturase gives MIAILIFFCVHWFFSLFFHTFYLHRYASHQMYTTSKGWERVFYFCTWFFQGSSYLIPRAYGVMHRMHHEYSDTEKDPHSPHFFKDVWGMMIHTRNIYNGFVTRKNLPDAKFTQEPLPEWDALDRFGDSMITRITWMAAYVGFYVAFAPSWIWFLLLPIHFLMGPIQGAVVNWCGHKYGYSNFNNGDHSKNSSPWGILLLGELFQNNHHMYKDSPNFAKKWFELDPTYPIMKLMNWAGIIQLKSGRVKTIKARAAA, from the coding sequence ATGATAGCAATACTGATCTTCTTTTGTGTGCACTGGTTTTTTTCCTTATTCTTTCACACATTCTATTTACACCGGTACGCATCCCATCAGATGTATACCACCAGTAAAGGCTGGGAAAGGGTATTTTACTTTTGCACCTGGTTTTTCCAGGGATCATCTTACCTGATTCCAAGAGCATATGGTGTGATGCACCGGATGCATCATGAATATAGTGATACAGAGAAAGATCCGCATTCTCCGCATTTTTTTAAAGATGTATGGGGCATGATGATCCACACCCGCAATATTTACAATGGATTCGTGACCCGGAAAAATCTGCCCGATGCCAAATTCACCCAGGAGCCTTTACCCGAATGGGATGCACTGGACCGTTTTGGCGACAGCATGATTACCCGTATTACCTGGATGGCCGCTTACGTAGGGTTCTATGTTGCTTTTGCCCCCAGCTGGATCTGGTTCCTGCTATTACCTATCCACTTTCTGATGGGGCCTATCCAGGGTGCCGTAGTAAACTGGTGCGGACATAAATACGGTTATAGTAACTTCAACAACGGCGATCATTCCAAAAACAGTTCTCCCTGGGGTATATTATTGCTGGGAGAATTGTTCCAGAACAATCACCATATGTATAAAGACAGTCCTAACTTTGCCAAGAAATGGTTTGAGCTGGATCCTACTTATCCGATCATGAAATTAATGAACTGGGCAGGTATCATTCAACTGAAATCTGGCAGGGTAAAAACGATTAAGGCAAGAGCTGCGGCCTAG